Part of the bacterium genome is shown below.
CCCAAGGTCGTCGCTTTGACCAAGGTCCTGAAGGACGACAAGCCCAGCATGCTCTTCGCCAACCAGATCAAGCTTTCGCGGGAGTCGCCGCTCGGAAAATACCGCGTCATGATCACGGTCCACGACGTCGTGGCCAACACCCAGTTCTCCTTCGAGAAGACCTTCGAATTGCAGTAAACCGATGAATCGTGTCATCCTGAGCGAAGCGAAGGATCTGCGACCTGCCAAGGAATTTGTGAAATACGGGGTTCCTTCGTATCTACGGAATTTTTCCGAAGACACGAAGGGACTTGGAGCTTGCAAAGATCCTTGGTCAGTCGCAGATCCTTCGCTTCGCTCAGGATGACCTGAATCATGACCCGCACCCTCGTCCAACGCTTCTACGAAGTCGCCAAGCTGCAGGCCGAGTCGCCGGCCCTAGGGCTTGAATACGGTGGCGCCTACCACGACCTGCCCTGGTGGTTCGTCAAATCGAAAGCCAAGCATTTCGGCATGGGCTTGCTCGAGGCCGGCGCCCGCGAGGGCGAGTACTTCTACCTGGTCGCTTCCGATGAGCCGGAGTGGATCTACGCCGAGCTCGGCGCCCTGACCGTCGGCTTGAGAACCTTGCCCCTGCCCAAGGGGGTCCCCGATGCCGCCATGGCGGCCTTGTTCAAACGCTTTCCGCCGGCCTTCTTCTTCGCCGGCAGCGCCTTGCCGCCGCCGGAGCTGTTTCGGGGCTTGAAAGGCCTGCATCGGATCATTCGAACCCAAGAGGGAGCGGAAAGCCCGGAAGGCTTGCCGGTCGACAGCTTCCGGCGAATCTTCAATTCCGGCATCCGCTGCGAGGCCAAGCACCACGCGGCCTTTCGGCGGCTGCGTGAAAGCGCCGATCTCCAGACGGTGCTGAGCCCGATCCGAGTCGATCCCGATGGCCTGATCCGCGAATCCTCTTTGACTTATGGACATGTCAACGAGCTCGCCGCCCGCCTCGATCGCCAATTGGGTAACCGAAGCTTCCGCCGGCTTTTGGCTCAAACCGATCTTAGCCAGACCCCGAGCCGAATCGCGGCTCTCTATTGGCCGATTCTTCGGGGTGCCCAGGCCATCCTGCCGCCGCCACGCGCTTCCTTCCGAGCATGGCTGAAGCGTTTCGCGCCCGAAGTCGTTTTGGCTCCCCCCGGCTTTTTGCGGGAGCTCGCCGTGGCGGAGTCGACGCCGGAGCCCAAGTCTTCACGCGGCTTGGCGGGACTGAAGCGGCGCTGGGAGTTAAGGCGACTGCGCCGCTCCCTTCACTTGGGGCCAATGGCCTTGGCCCTGCATCGCGCCGAGGATGCCCCGTCGGCCCAGGCCTTGGCCCGCTTCGGCGTTTCAACTTACGCCCTCGATTAGGGTGGCGGCGAAATTGCCCTTGAGAAAATGCTCGGCCTCGGTTATCCCGAGAGACAGCAACCTAGCTTTAAACCACTGAATTTCTGAGGTTTTCCAAATGTCGGGTCATTCCAAATGGGCAACGATCAAACGCAAGAAAGGCGCCACCGACGCCAAGCGCGGCCGCATCTTCTCCAAGCTGATCAAGGAAATCACCGTCGCCGCCAAGATGGGCGGCGGCGACATCGGCGGCAATCCGCGCCTCCGGACCGCGGTCGACGCGGCCAAGGCCGAGAACATGCCCCACGACAACATCCAGCGCGCCATCAAGCGCGGCTCGGGCGAGCTCGAAGGCGTGAACTACGAAGAGATCACCTACGAAGCCTATGGTCCCGGCGGCGTGGCCATCATGATCGAGGTTTTGACCGACAATAAAAACCGCACCGTCGCCGAGATCCGCCATTTGCTGGGCAAAGGCGGCGGCAACATGGGCGAATCGGGCTCGGTCGGCTGGATCTTCCACAAGAAGGGCACCATTACCGTCGATAAAAAGGCCGCCAGCGAAGAGACGCTGATGGAAGTGGCCCTCGATGCCGGCGCCGAGGACATCCAAGATTTGGGCGACGCCTTCGACGTGACCACCGACCCCTCCGCCTTCGAGGCGGTGCTGAACGCCATCAAGGCCAAGGGCATTCAGCCGATCCGGGCAGCCCTCGGCTTGGTGCCGCAAAATTCGGTTCAGCTCAGCGGCGAGGCCGCCGAGAAAATGCTGAAGCTCATGGAGAACGTCGAGGACCACGACGACGTTCAAAACGTCTACGCCAACTTCGACATTTCCGAAGCCGAAATGGAGAAGCTGGCGAAATAGGTCAAGCGGGCAAACTGGCGACTTAATGTCGCCAGGCAAACCGCGCGACAGAGGGATAGATGAGGATACTGGGCATCGATCCGGGTTGTGTCGTCACCGGCTATGGTCTGGTCGAGGAGATCAAGGGCCGCAGCCTGCACATCGACAACGGGGGAATCTTCCCGCCCACCAAGCTCGCCTTCGGCGACCGGATCTGCTTCATCCATGACCGGGTCGAAGCGCTGCTCCAGCTCCACTCGCCCGACGCCGTCGCCATCGAAAACATCTTCGTCGCCAAGAACGTCAGCAGCACTCTCAAGCTCGGCCATGCCCGCGGAGCCGCCATGGTCGCGGTGGCCCGAGCCAAGCTGCCGCTCCATGAGTATACCGCCCTCCAAGTCAAGCAGGCGGTGACCGGTTACGGCCATGCTTCCAAGGAGCAAATTCAAAGGATGGTGAAGGCTCTGCTCAAGCTGCCGGGCGAAGCCTTCGCCGACGCCTCCGATGCCTTGGCGGTGGCGCTCTGCCATCTCAGCTCCTACCGGATGGCCCGAAAGGTGAAAGTCGGATGATCGCCTACCTTCAAGGAACGCTTGCCGAAGTCGGGCCGGATTACGCGGTGGTGCTCACCGGCGGCGTCGGTTACCTGGTTTTTCTTCCCAAGAACGTCCTGCTTTCGCTGCCCCTGCCCGGCTCCGAGGTCGAGCTCAAAATTCACACCGTCGTCCGCGAGGACAATATCAGCCTTTACGGCTTCAAGCGCTCTTCCGAAAAGGAGCTCTTCCTCAAGCTGATCCAGGTCAGCAACGTCGGCCCCAAGTTGGCCCTCACCATCATGTCGGGCCTGCCGGTCGAGGACTTGGCCGCGGCGATCCGCAGCGAGGACTTGGTCCGGCTCACGGCCATCTCCGGGATCGGCAAAAAAACCGCCGAGCGCCTCATCGTGGAGTTGAAAGATAAAGTCTTGGCCTGGCTCGGCCATGGCGAGTCGGCGATGGAAGTTCATCCCTCGGCGCCAACCTCGCTTTCCGAAGAGGCGACCAGCGCCTTGATGAACCTTGGTTACACCCGACAAGAGGCCCAAAAGGCGCTGAAGTCGGTGCCCGGCGCCGCCGAGCTTCCCTTGGAGCGGCTGGTCCGCGAAGGGCTGAAGGCTTTATCTTAAAGTTCAGGCTCGGATGAAGAGCGGGGCTAAAGCCCCTCGCTACAAGATCCCGCCGCACAAGATCTCGTAGCAAGGGCCTTTAGGCCCGCGCCCCCGAAAGGCAAGCATGCAATCTTCTCACGAAGAAGCCTCCAGTGGACTAGCGGCCATCCGGCTTGCCGCCGGCCGTGCCCTGCGACGCTTTCCCGGCGTCCTGATCGTGGCCACCCTAGCCTCGGTGGTATTCATCCATGGCCTGCTGACCGACCGCCTCGGCGCCGAATCTCCCCATTGGATGTTGCTGATTCCCTGCATCTTGGGGATTTCCTGGCTCTACAGCTTGAGCTTGATCGCCGAGCGCCGTTGGAAAGGTCGCTGGAAAACGCTCGGGCCATTGTTGATCGGCGCGGCGACTCTGGCGCTTTATTACTGGCGGATTCGGACCTTCCCGCCTTCCTCCCATCCTCTCTCCTTCATCCTCGAAATCGCGGGGCTGGCCGTGGCCCTCCATCTCTTCGCCGCCTACGCCCCCTTTCTCGGCTATCGGCAACCCCGGGCTTTTTGGGAATACAACCGCCGCATTTTTTTGCGCTTCCTCTTGGGGCTGCTTTTCTCGGGGACCTTGATGCTCGGCATCACCCTCTTCTTGGTGGTGCTGCGATCCATTCTGGCGAAATTCCCGCTCGAGATCCTCCAGATCGTGCTGTCGGTGCTGCTCGTCGGCGTGTTCAACACCTGGTTTTTCCTCGCCGGCGTTCCCGAGGATTTCGATGGCTTGGAAGCCGCTCCCCAACCCTATCCGCGGGCTTTGAAATTTTTCGCTCAATTCGTCCTGCTTCCGCTGATCCTGATCATCGGCGCCTCGCTGGCGCTCTGGATGCTGATCAAGCTTTCGGGCGGCTTTTCGCTGCAGGCCACCGGCGTCAGCGCCTTCCTGACGCTGGGCGGCTTCGGACTTTTGACCTACCTCTTGCTCTACCCGCTGGAAGAAGATGCCCGGCAGCGCTGGTTGAAAATCTACCGCCGAGGCTTTTTCCTGGCCCTCTTCCCCTTCTTGGCGATCTTCGCCATTCAGGCCTTCGGGTTGGTGCAAAAGTTCGGCTGGACGCCGCCGCGCTATTACGGCTTGATTTTCTTGGTCTGGGGCGCGGCCCTCTGCCTTTATCTCGTCCTGTCGCGCCGGCCCCACATCGCCTGGATTCCCGTCAGCTTGAGCCTATTGGCCCTGGCCACCGTGGCCGGTCCCTGGAGCGCCGTGCCCTTGACCCAGGCCAGCCAAAAGAACCGTCTCGCGAAAATGCTCGGCAATCCCCTCCCGATCGACCAAGCCCGGCTGCGGACTCTCGATCCCAAGCGGCGGACTCAACTCGAAAGCCAGGTCGCCTACGTCGAGGAAAGCCTCGGCTGCGAAGCTCTCCAACCTTATTTCGGCGAGCTACTGGGCAGCCGTCATCATGAAGAGAGCCCTTGCTCGACGATGGACGTTCTCCGGGTCTTGCGGCGCGATCCCGCGCTGCCGCCGGAAGAGCTCGAGGTCGAGGTCGTGAACATCAATTTCCTGGAGCAAAGCTCGAATGAGGCCTTGAATATCCGGGGTTACGATCTTTATTTCAGCTCCTCGGCGATCCAATTTCTCGAGGCCGGCCAAAGCAGCTCCGACTGCAACCAATATGCGGGCTCGCCGCCGCTCTGCGTCCGGCGCGGTACCGAGAGCTACCGCATCGAGGTTTTTCGCCAGGGCCGCCGCTTGGGCGACATCGATCTCGAGCCGATGGTTCAAGCGCTGCTGAAAAAGCACGCCTCCGAGAAAATCAAGGCCGGCGAGGATGCCCATTACCGGACCTTCGACTTGCCGCCCTCCGATATGAGCTTCGAGACCCGGCTCGGCGGCCGGCCGGCCCGGATCGATTTCGAGCATCTACGGTTGGAGCAGCGCGGCCAGCGGATTTCGCCGGAGTCGGTGAGATTTTCGCTGTTGTTTCAGGAAAGGACTTAAGCTAAGGCCGATAGAATGTCGCGAGAGAATCTCCATCTCGACGCCGCCGCGGCTCTTCCCGAAGAGGAGCTGATCGACCGCTCGCTTCGCCCCCAAAGCTTGGCCGACTACGTCGGACAGACCGGCATCAAGGAGAAGCTCGCCATCTTCATCCAAGCCGCCAAGCAGCGCGGCGAGCCCTTGGACCATTGCCTCTTCTCGGGCCCACCCGGCTTGGGCAAGACCTCGCTGGCCAATATCATCGCCAACGAAATGGGGGCCAACATCAAGTCGACCTCGGGCCCGGCCATCGAGCGCCCCGGCGATCTGGCGGCCCTCCTCACCAACCTCGAAGAGAAAGACGTCCTCTTCATCGACGAGATCCATCGGCTCAACACCACCGTCGAGGAGATCCTCTACCCGGCAATGGAAGACTTTCAGCTCGACATCGTCATCGGCCAAGGCCCTTCGGCCAAGACGATCAAGCTCGATTTGCCGCGCTTCACCTTGGTCGGGGCCACGACTCGGGCCGGCCTCCTGACTTCGCCGCTCCGCGACCGCTTCGGGGTGGTGGCCCGGCTCGATTTTTACAGCACCGAGGAATTGGCGACCATCGTCAAGCGTTCGGCCCGGATCCTCGAGATCCCGACCACCGAGGAAGGCGCCGGCGAGCTGGCCAAGCGGGCCCGGGGCACCCCGCGCATCGTCAACCGCCTGCTCAAGCGTTCCCGCGACTATGCCCAGGTCAAGGCCGCCGGCCTGCTCGATGCCCAGGTCGCCCGGGCCGCCCTCCAACTGCTCGAAGTCGATGAAAAGGGCTTCGATCACATGGACCGCAAGATCCTCACCACCATCCTGGAAAAATTCGGCGGCGGCCCGGTCGGCGTCGAAACCTTGAGCAGCGCGATCAGCGAGGAGAAAGACACCATCGAAGACGTTTATGAGCCCTTTCTCATCCAATGCGGATTCATCCAGCGCACCCCGCGCGGCCGCATCGCCACCGATTTGGCTTATCAATATTTTGGACTGACCCGGCCGGCGTCCAATAAGCAGGAGAATTTGTTTTAGTCGTCTTGTCATCCTGAGCGAAGCGAAGGATCTGCGACCTACCAATATACTTTGCAAGATTTAAGTCCCTTCGTGTCTTCGGAAGCATTTCCGCAGACACGAAGGGATTCAGATTAGCCTTTTTCTTGGCCAGTCGCAGATCCTTCGCTGGCGCTCAGGATGACCTCGTGTTAAAAACGCAAAATCCTGAGAGGGAGAGACTTGCGCTCCAAATCCGACAACAAAAAAGCCGCTCGCGACCGTCGCCTCAAGCCGATGCTCACCCGCTTCTTTCTCGGCGGCACTCTCTTCATTATTTTCGGTTTCGGCCTCCTGACCCTCTTCAGCAACAACGGCATCCTCGATTTGCTCCGCCTCAAGACTCTGTACAGAACTCTCCAGGGAGAAAATTCCGAGCTCCTGACCCAGCAGGAAGAGCTCCGGGCCGAGGTCGAAAGGCTGAAGGACCCCCGGCATCTCGAATACTTAGCCCGAGAACGCTTCGGTTACATGCGACCCAACGAGGTCTTCGTCGTCCTCGACTCACCGGCCGAAAAGCCCGCCCCGACTCAGTCCCCAGTTGACAAGGAATGAGGGCTAAGATAGCCCGCGCCTCTGGGAATCTTCCCAACCTTAAGCAATACCAACCTTCGCTTCATAGCCATGGAAGCGCAGGTCG
Proteins encoded:
- the ruvC gene encoding crossover junction endodeoxyribonuclease RuvC translates to MRILGIDPGCVVTGYGLVEEIKGRSLHIDNGGIFPPTKLAFGDRICFIHDRVEALLQLHSPDAVAIENIFVAKNVSSTLKLGHARGAAMVAVARAKLPLHEYTALQVKQAVTGYGHASKEQIQRMVKALLKLPGEAFADASDALAVALCHLSSYRMARKVKVG
- the ruvA gene encoding Holliday junction branch migration protein RuvA produces the protein MIAYLQGTLAEVGPDYAVVLTGGVGYLVFLPKNVLLSLPLPGSEVELKIHTVVREDNISLYGFKRSSEKELFLKLIQVSNVGPKLALTIMSGLPVEDLAAAIRSEDLVRLTAISGIGKKTAERLIVELKDKVLAWLGHGESAMEVHPSAPTSLSEEATSALMNLGYTRQEAQKALKSVPGAAELPLERLVREGLKALS
- a CDS encoding YebC/PmpR family DNA-binding transcriptional regulator; its protein translation is MSGHSKWATIKRKKGATDAKRGRIFSKLIKEITVAAKMGGGDIGGNPRLRTAVDAAKAENMPHDNIQRAIKRGSGELEGVNYEEITYEAYGPGGVAIMIEVLTDNKNRTVAEIRHLLGKGGGNMGESGSVGWIFHKKGTITVDKKAASEETLMEVALDAGAEDIQDLGDAFDVTTDPSAFEAVLNAIKAKGIQPIRAALGLVPQNSVQLSGEAAEKMLKLMENVEDHDDVQNVYANFDISEAEMEKLAK
- a CDS encoding septum formation initiator family protein gives rise to the protein MRSKSDNKKAARDRRLKPMLTRFFLGGTLFIIFGFGLLTLFSNNGILDLLRLKTLYRTLQGENSELLTQQEELRAEVERLKDPRHLEYLARERFGYMRPNEVFVVLDSPAEKPAPTQSPVDKE
- the ruvB gene encoding Holliday junction branch migration DNA helicase RuvB is translated as MSRENLHLDAAAALPEEELIDRSLRPQSLADYVGQTGIKEKLAIFIQAAKQRGEPLDHCLFSGPPGLGKTSLANIIANEMGANIKSTSGPAIERPGDLAALLTNLEEKDVLFIDEIHRLNTTVEEILYPAMEDFQLDIVIGQGPSAKTIKLDLPRFTLVGATTRAGLLTSPLRDRFGVVARLDFYSTEELATIVKRSARILEIPTTEEGAGELAKRARGTPRIVNRLLKRSRDYAQVKAAGLLDAQVARAALQLLEVDEKGFDHMDRKILTTILEKFGGGPVGVETLSSAISEEKDTIEDVYEPFLIQCGFIQRTPRGRIATDLAYQYFGLTRPASNKQENLF
- a CDS encoding DUF4153 domain-containing protein; its protein translation is MQSSHEEASSGLAAIRLAAGRALRRFPGVLIVATLASVVFIHGLLTDRLGAESPHWMLLIPCILGISWLYSLSLIAERRWKGRWKTLGPLLIGAATLALYYWRIRTFPPSSHPLSFILEIAGLAVALHLFAAYAPFLGYRQPRAFWEYNRRIFLRFLLGLLFSGTLMLGITLFLVVLRSILAKFPLEILQIVLSVLLVGVFNTWFFLAGVPEDFDGLEAAPQPYPRALKFFAQFVLLPLILIIGASLALWMLIKLSGGFSLQATGVSAFLTLGGFGLLTYLLLYPLEEDARQRWLKIYRRGFFLALFPFLAIFAIQAFGLVQKFGWTPPRYYGLIFLVWGAALCLYLVLSRRPHIAWIPVSLSLLALATVAGPWSAVPLTQASQKNRLAKMLGNPLPIDQARLRTLDPKRRTQLESQVAYVEESLGCEALQPYFGELLGSRHHEESPCSTMDVLRVLRRDPALPPEELEVEVVNINFLEQSSNEALNIRGYDLYFSSSAIQFLEAGQSSSDCNQYAGSPPLCVRRGTESYRIEVFRQGRRLGDIDLEPMVQALLKKHASEKIKAGEDAHYRTFDLPPSDMSFETRLGGRPARIDFEHLRLEQRGQRISPESVRFSLLFQERT